From the genome of Ornithobacterium rhinotracheale, one region includes:
- the miaA gene encoding tRNA (adenosine(37)-N6)-dimethylallyltransferase MiaA — MKNLVVIVGPTAIGKTATAIALAKHFNTEILSSDSRQFYKEMRIGTAVPAEEELSQIKHHFIQHLSIHQEYSVGDFEREAIDFITQYFKKKDILIMAGGSGLYEKAITQGLDNFPEILPNVRKQLNDDLNEKGLEFLQKELRNRDLDYFKRVDIQNPHRVIRALEVIRHTGEPYSSFLRKNETKRDFNIIKVGLTLPREQIYERINQRVGIMIEAGLLEEAKELYAFRGLNALKTVGYRELFSCFEGKISLEFAIEEIKKNTRRFAKRQLTWYRKDECIKWFSPSEVQAMGEYIKEQIR; from the coding sequence ATGAAAAATTTAGTGGTAATTGTAGGTCCCACAGCCATAGGCAAAACAGCAACTGCCATTGCGCTCGCAAAGCATTTCAACACGGAAATTCTATCTAGCGATAGCCGCCAATTTTATAAGGAAATGCGCATTGGCACAGCCGTGCCAGCAGAGGAAGAGTTATCACAAATTAAGCATCATTTCATTCAGCATTTAAGCATTCATCAGGAGTATTCGGTGGGGGATTTTGAGCGAGAGGCAATAGATTTCATTACTCAATATTTCAAAAAAAAAGACATTTTAATTATGGCTGGTGGCTCTGGCTTATATGAAAAAGCTATTACGCAAGGGCTAGATAATTTTCCAGAAATTCTGCCTAATGTGCGCAAGCAGCTGAATGATGATTTAAATGAAAAGGGCTTAGAGTTTTTGCAAAAAGAATTGAGAAATAGAGATTTAGATTATTTTAAGAGAGTTGATATTCAGAACCCGCATCGTGTAATTAGAGCTTTGGAAGTAATTCGCCACACGGGAGAACCCTATTCGAGTTTTTTGCGCAAAAATGAGACCAAGCGCGATTTTAATATCATTAAAGTAGGACTGACTTTGCCCCGCGAGCAAATTTATGAAAGAATCAATCAGCGCGTGGGTATTATGATTGAGGCGGGATTGCTTGAAGAGGCAAAAGAGCTTTATGCTTTTAGGGGGCTAAATGCCTTAAAAACAGTGGGGTATAGGGAGCTTTTTTCCTGCTTTGAGGGGAAGATTTCCTTAGAATTTGCCATTGAAGAAATTAAAAAAAATACGAGAAGATTTGCCAAAAGACAACTTACTTGGTACCGAAAAGATGAGTGTATAAAGTGGTTTTCCCCTAGCGAAGTTCAAGCGATGGGCGAGTATATAAAGGAGCAAATACGGTGA
- a CDS encoding START-like domain-containing protein yields MSKKKYELEVPVQASPSFLYNYISTPSGLSEWFADNVNSRSDKFTFIWDDYEEVAHLVRSKFDEYVRFRWEQDEDSKYYFELKIQEDELTGDVSLIVTDFAEEDELEEAKDLWFSQLEDLKHIIGS; encoded by the coding sequence ATGTCGAAGAAAAAGTATGAATTAGAGGTGCCGGTACAAGCCTCACCAAGTTTTTTATACAATTATATTTCCACGCCCTCGGGGCTGTCCGAGTGGTTTGCCGATAATGTAAATTCAAGAAGTGATAAGTTCACCTTTATTTGGGACGATTATGAAGAGGTGGCGCATCTAGTTCGCTCAAAATTTGATGAATATGTGCGTTTCCGCTGGGAGCAAGATGAGGATTCTAAGTATTATTTTGAGCTAAAAATTCAGGAAGATGAATTAACGGGAGATGTCTCGTTGATTGTAACGGATTTTGCTGAGGAAGATGAATTGGAGGAGGCCAAAGATTTGTGGTTTAGTCAATTAGAGGATTTGAAACACATCATAGGTTCTTAA
- a CDS encoding aminotransferase class IV codes for MINFNGNIIQSAEAQLDLSNDFFQNGLIITEKLLVASHKILFAEQHYFNLMAAMRMSRIEIPLSFTPEFFENQINQLLEEFVQENLGVRFDILYHKNKINFVVRAQEISQLYRFEDYAMDLYRESFVSNTFFDRINFLSPVDHILGIYCQENDFSDLLLQNDKKELARSLKGSIFVIKGTTISTPSIEDGAKSSVLRNKILDTAKKLPEFDEVQEGGVFPFAVTKADEAFVAIDGQGIVSLKGFKKTKFSNEYTQSIVNQLFGI; via the coding sequence ATGATTAATTTTAATGGAAATATCATTCAATCAGCAGAGGCTCAGCTAGATTTAAGCAATGATTTTTTTCAAAATGGGCTTATCATTACCGAGAAATTGCTAGTAGCCTCGCATAAAATATTATTTGCAGAGCAGCATTATTTTAATCTAATGGCGGCTATGCGTATGAGCCGAATTGAAATTCCATTGAGCTTTACGCCAGAATTTTTTGAAAATCAAATCAATCAGTTATTAGAGGAATTTGTCCAAGAAAATTTAGGTGTAAGATTTGATATTTTATACCATAAAAATAAAATTAATTTTGTTGTAAGAGCTCAGGAAATCAGTCAATTATATAGATTTGAGGACTATGCGATGGATTTGTACCGCGAATCCTTCGTGTCTAATACTTTTTTTGATAGAATTAATTTTTTAAGCCCTGTGGACCATATTTTAGGCATTTATTGCCAAGAAAATGATTTCTCAGATTTGTTGCTCCAAAACGATAAAAAGGAATTAGCGCGTAGCTTGAAAGGGAGCATTTTTGTCATAAAAGGGACTACAATTTCCACCCCATCCATAGAGGACGGCGCAAAATCAAGCGTATTGCGAAATAAAATTCTAGATACGGCTAAAAAGTTGCCCGAATTCGACGAGGTGCAGGAGGGGGGCGTATTCCCCTTTGCGGTAACCAAGGCAGATGAAGCTTTTGTAGCCATTGATGGGCAAGGAATCGTTTCCTTAAAAGGATTTAAGAAAACAAAGTTTTCAAATGAATATACGCAAAGTATAGTAAATCAATTGTTTGGGATTTGA
- the pdxH gene encoding pyridoxamine 5'-phosphate oxidase: MEQDLSNYRKSYEKFQLIESEVSANPMELFRDWFYVADNEAKISEANAMSVATIGLDGYPKTRVVLLKKFTHEGFIFYTNYDSEKGQAIAADDKVCLSFFWPVLERQIIIKGVAEKLPENLSDGYFESRPKQSQISAIVSPQSSVVPSRDFLENKVKEVERDSQSADFQRPKNWGGYLVRPVSIEFWQGRANRLHDRLRYTLQEDYDWKIERLAP; encoded by the coding sequence ATGGAGCAAGATTTAAGTAATTACAGAAAAAGTTATGAGAAATTTCAGCTGATTGAAAGCGAGGTTTCAGCTAATCCGATGGAGCTTTTTAGAGATTGGTTCTATGTGGCAGATAATGAGGCTAAAATCAGCGAGGCAAATGCGATGAGTGTAGCAACAATTGGGCTAGATGGTTACCCCAAAACGCGTGTAGTATTGCTTAAAAAGTTTACGCACGAGGGGTTCATTTTCTACACAAATTATGATAGCGAAAAGGGGCAGGCCATCGCGGCTGATGATAAAGTATGCTTATCCTTTTTTTGGCCAGTGCTTGAACGCCAAATCATTATAAAGGGAGTGGCAGAAAAGTTGCCTGAAAATTTGTCTGATGGCTATTTTGAATCCCGCCCTAAGCAAAGCCAAATCAGTGCCATAGTGTCTCCTCAGAGCAGCGTGGTGCCTAGTCGTGATTTTTTGGAAAACAAGGTGAAAGAGGTAGAGAGAGACTCTCAATCTGCTGATTTTCAGAGGCCTAAAAACTGGGGAGGATATTTGGTGCGCCCTGTGAGTATTGAGTTTTGGCAGGGTAGAGCCAACCGCCTGCACGATAGGCTCCGCTATACCTTGCAGGAAGATTATGACTGGAAAATTGAAAGATTGGCACCTTAA
- a CDS encoding DUF493 family protein codes for MSEENKTQEQTTEEFYIKLKDELNKVENFPVEFTYKFILPTDNQKIAELKKVFDDARAQFQNRESKNGKYTSITVVIYAMDADQVIHYYKKVGEIPGVIML; via the coding sequence ATGAGCGAAGAAAATAAAACGCAAGAGCAAACGACGGAGGAATTTTATATAAAATTAAAAGACGAATTAAATAAAGTAGAAAACTTCCCAGTAGAATTTACCTACAAATTCATTCTCCCTACGGATAATCAAAAAATTGCAGAATTGAAAAAGGTGTTTGACGATGCAAGAGCACAGTTTCAAAACCGCGAATCTAAAAACGGAAAATACACCAGTATCACAGTCGTGATTTATGCTATGGATGCAGACCAAGTAATCCATTATTACAAGAAAGTGGGGGAAATACCAGGGGTAATAATGTTATAA